In Acidobacteriota bacterium, the following are encoded in one genomic region:
- a CDS encoding 6-bladed beta-propeller, which yields MRPDWRYAGRAAVAFALFGLAAGCATPAGESAAAYTEVEWPIAATTAADSPTVWNFGQVVAVATGANGNILMLQRQRHPILEFAPDGTFVRAWGDGLFSHGKVAGVPPEDRAPGASGYSAVYGAAGCQHCGAHAIRVDPDGNVWVVDAPGHVIHKLSPTGELLMQLGTPEVPGDGPDTFNLPTDIAFGPDGDLFVSDGYGNARIVRFTKDGTYKAEWGSRGTGPGEFGLPHGIAVARDGRVFAVDRDNRRVQVFDSEGTFLDEWTDLTGVQALFVTDDQRIWAGGALRELDGTILTELPDGYGGHGMTVSQNGEVFVAQLSGRVQKFVPRSGG from the coding sequence ATGCGACCAGACTGGCGCTACGCCGGACGGGCGGCCGTCGCGTTCGCGCTGTTCGGACTGGCGGCGGGATGTGCTACGCCGGCCGGCGAATCAGCGGCGGCCTACACCGAGGTGGAGTGGCCGATTGCGGCGACGACGGCAGCCGATTCGCCGACGGTCTGGAACTTCGGGCAGGTGGTGGCGGTGGCGACCGGCGCCAACGGGAACATCCTGATGCTGCAACGGCAGCGCCATCCCATTCTGGAGTTCGCGCCGGACGGCACGTTCGTCCGCGCCTGGGGCGACGGATTGTTCAGCCACGGCAAGGTGGCGGGCGTCCCGCCGGAAGACCGCGCGCCGGGTGCTTCCGGCTACTCGGCGGTCTACGGGGCGGCCGGCTGCCAGCACTGCGGAGCCCACGCGATCCGCGTCGACCCGGACGGAAATGTCTGGGTCGTCGACGCGCCGGGGCACGTCATCCACAAGCTGAGTCCGACCGGCGAACTGCTGATGCAACTGGGGACGCCGGAGGTCCCGGGTGACGGGCCGGACACGTTCAACCTGCCGACCGACATCGCGTTCGGACCCGACGGCGATCTCTTCGTGAGCGACGGCTACGGCAACGCGCGCATCGTCCGGTTCACGAAGGATGGCACGTACAAGGCGGAATGGGGATCGCGCGGCACCGGGCCCGGCGAGTTCGGCCTCCCGCACGGTATCGCGGTGGCGCGCGACGGTCGTGTCTTCGCCGTCGACCGCGACAACCGCCGCGTGCAGGTCTTCGACTCGGAGGGAACGTTCCTCGACGAGTGGACCGACCTGACCGGCGTCCAGGCGCTCTTCGTCACCGACGACCAGCGGATCTGGGCGGGCGGCGCGCTGCGTGAGCTGGACGGCACGATCCTCACGGAGCTGCCGGACGGCTACGGCGGCCATGGCATGACCGTCTCGCAGAACGGCGAGGTGTTCGTCGCGCAACTCAGCGGACGGGTGCAGAAATTCGTCCCGAGATCGGGCGGCTGA
- a CDS encoding GntP family permease, whose translation MITDSALVAIAGLLAVVALLFLLIARFRWHVFIALLLPIVLLALVPGLDREAFIDAFEQGFGRTIQSIAVVIVLGSVLAEALKHTGGIERITISMIRWVGEARMPLALTLSGFVIGLAIFSDVGYVILNPLVHSAAINSGLNMSVMATGLVGAMQLTHAMVPPTPGPLAAVALVGADIGQVILFGGIATFVGALAGWAYASIVGPHIESPPSREFVGQSFVEQGREAELPATWRAYAPILIPLALIAGQSVAAFALPAGHIVNRAMLYLGWPVVALGIGVLLAYRNTRANQRAARTSEWIENALRTSAMIIMVTGLGGSLSQILRETPAVDAIAGAVAATGVPSIFLPFVLGIAGNMVTGSTTVGVITAASVAAPMMGTLGLSPEATMLSGAAGSIIIKYVNSSYFWVCMSLSKMTLKAGLLSYGGVTLVNGVVSMAVVYVLWAAGLI comes from the coding sequence ATGATTACCGACAGCGCCCTGGTCGCGATCGCCGGCCTCTTGGCCGTCGTCGCCCTGCTCTTTCTCCTGATCGCACGTTTTCGCTGGCACGTCTTCATCGCGCTGCTGCTGCCCATCGTCCTGCTCGCGCTGGTCCCGGGACTTGACCGGGAGGCGTTCATCGACGCATTCGAGCAGGGTTTCGGCCGGACGATTCAGAGCATCGCGGTGGTCATAGTCCTGGGCTCGGTACTGGCCGAGGCGCTGAAACACACCGGCGGCATCGAGCGGATCACCATCTCGATGATCCGGTGGGTGGGCGAAGCGCGGATGCCGCTGGCGCTGACGCTGAGCGGCTTCGTAATCGGGCTCGCGATCTTCTCCGACGTCGGCTACGTCATCCTCAACCCGCTCGTCCACTCCGCCGCGATCAACAGCGGACTGAACATGAGCGTGATGGCGACCGGGCTCGTAGGCGCCATGCAGCTCACGCACGCGATGGTGCCGCCCACGCCCGGGCCGCTCGCGGCCGTCGCGCTGGTCGGCGCCGACATCGGCCAGGTGATCCTGTTCGGCGGGATAGCGACCTTCGTCGGGGCGCTCGCTGGCTGGGCGTATGCATCGATCGTCGGACCCCACATCGAATCACCCCCGTCGCGCGAGTTCGTCGGGCAGTCGTTCGTCGAGCAGGGACGCGAGGCCGAGTTGCCCGCCACGTGGCGGGCCTACGCGCCGATCCTCATTCCGCTCGCCCTCATCGCCGGGCAGAGCGTCGCCGCGTTCGCGCTTCCGGCCGGCCACATCGTCAATCGCGCGATGCTCTACCTCGGCTGGCCGGTCGTCGCCCTCGGCATCGGCGTGCTGCTCGCCTACCGAAACACGCGCGCCAATCAGCGGGCGGCGCGGACGAGCGAGTGGATCGAGAACGCGCTCCGCACGTCCGCCATGATCATCATGGTGACCGGCCTGGGCGGATCGCTGAGCCAGATCCTGCGCGAGACGCCCGCCGTCGACGCCATCGCCGGAGCCGTCGCCGCGACCGGCGTCCCCTCCATCTTCCTGCCGTTCGTCCTCGGCATCGCCGGCAACATGGTGACCGGCTCGACCACCGTCGGCGTCATCACCGCGGCCAGCGTCGCGGCGCCGATGATGGGCACCCTCGGACTCAGCCCGGAGGCGACGATGCTGTCCGGCGCGGCCGGCTCCATCATCATCAAGTACGTCAACTCCAGCTACTTCTGGGTCTGCATGTCGCTCTCGAAGATGACCCTCAAGGCGGGCCTGCTGTCCTACGGCGGCGTCACGCTGGTGAACGGCGTGGTCTCGATGGCGGTCGTCTACGTCCTGTGGGCGGCAGGGTTGATCTGA
- a CDS encoding peroxidase yields the protein MLQHADDLRVEIARGGGDAGVADAVLADWRKAPLEPVDSALCAYAEKLTRDPAAMTEADLEPLRAAGLGDRAIHHAIQVVSFFNYINRVADAVHVELEPEMPSYPDGSR from the coding sequence ATGCTGCAGCACGCAGACGATCTCCGGGTCGAGATCGCACGAGGGGGTGGCGACGCGGGAGTGGCGGACGCCGTGCTCGCGGACTGGCGTAAGGCCCCGCTCGAGCCGGTCGACTCGGCGCTGTGCGCCTACGCCGAGAAGCTCACGCGGGACCCCGCGGCGATGACCGAGGCGGACCTGGAGCCTCTACGAGCGGCCGGCCTTGGCGACCGAGCGATCCACCACGCGATACAGGTCGTTTCTTTCTTCAACTACATCAACCGCGTCGCCGACGCGGTGCACGTCGAACTTGAGCCGGAGATGCCGTCGTACCCGGACGGTTCGCGGTAG
- a CDS encoding helix-turn-helix domain-containing protein — protein MSVPIRKSMPFAARRALMQLGADIRDARRRRRIPTAMMAERALISRSTLHKIERGDPGVALGAVATVLFVLGLSDRIATLADAGRDSVGLDLEAERLPQRIRARRRRPSSQE, from the coding sequence ATGAGTGTTCCGATCAGGAAGTCCATGCCGTTTGCGGCGCGCCGGGCGCTGATGCAGCTCGGTGCGGACATCCGCGATGCACGCCGCCGCCGCCGCATCCCGACGGCCATGATGGCGGAGCGCGCCCTGATCAGCCGTTCAACGCTCCACAAGATCGAGCGGGGTGATCCGGGCGTCGCGCTCGGCGCAGTGGCGACGGTGCTGTTCGTCCTGGGGCTGTCGGACCGGATCGCCACGCTGGCCGACGCCGGACGCGACAGCGTAGGGCTGGACCTGGAGGCGGAACGCCTGCCGCAACGGATTCGCGCTCGCCGACGCCGCCCGTCGTCGCAGGAATAG
- a CDS encoding peroxidase — MAAGSARDTVIDAMPWIQTVRPEAASGRLAKSYRAGVERAGRVFGIVRTMSLQPAVLDASMGLYVAIMKQPGELSLAQREMLATVVSRANDCHY; from the coding sequence ATGGCGGCTGGAAGCGCGCGCGACACGGTCATCGACGCCATGCCCTGGATTCAAACCGTCAGACCCGAGGCGGCCTCAGGCCGCCTCGCCAAGAGCTACCGCGCCGGGGTGGAGCGGGCCGGGCGCGTGTTCGGCATCGTACGGACGATGAGCCTGCAGCCGGCGGTGCTGGACGCCTCGATGGGACTCTACGTGGCCATCATGAAGCAGCCTGGCGAACTGTCTCTCGCGCAGCGAGAGATGCTGGCCACGGTGGTGAGCCGGGCCAACGACTGCCACTATTGA
- a CDS encoding type II toxin-antitoxin system HipA family toxin, with protein MEREIFVSVDLHGAPVLVGRLWCRFRGGRESATFEYDAGWLEHPERFAIDPALPLTAAAGPFHTVRGVALFGAMSDSAPDRWGRMLLRRAERRRARRNDLAPRGLSEADVLLSVDDEARQGALRFAIEPEGPFLAAPQPSRMPPLVELRRLVASADRVTGDREDDEDLRLLIGPGSSLGGARPKAAVRLPDGALAIAKFPHTEDDRNVVLWEAVALALAERAGIEAPSRRIQNVGGKTVLIVDRFDRRGGERIPFLSAMSLVGAADRETHSYLEIADALRQHGARPRQDLAQLWRRIVFNVLISNTDDHLRNHGFLHEGQLGWRLSPVYDLNPTPTDVRPRVLSTSIGFDDPAASLDLALETAESYGLEAPTARGIAGEVGAAVAAWKQTAERLGAARRETDRLASAFENEDLVAALAMR; from the coding sequence ATGGAGCGGGAGATCTTTGTATCCGTCGATCTGCACGGCGCACCGGTCCTGGTGGGACGCCTGTGGTGCCGCTTCCGCGGCGGTCGCGAGAGCGCGACATTCGAGTACGACGCTGGATGGCTGGAGCATCCAGAACGCTTCGCTATCGATCCGGCGCTACCGCTGACTGCGGCGGCCGGACCGTTCCACACCGTGCGAGGCGTGGCGCTGTTCGGGGCCATGAGCGATTCGGCCCCGGACCGTTGGGGCCGGATGTTGTTGCGTCGCGCCGAGCGCCGCCGCGCGCGTCGGAACGATCTGGCGCCCCGAGGGTTGTCGGAGGCCGACGTGCTGCTGTCAGTCGACGACGAGGCCCGTCAGGGCGCGCTCCGTTTCGCCATCGAGCCGGAGGGGCCGTTCCTGGCTGCGCCCCAACCATCGCGAATGCCACCGCTCGTCGAGCTGCGGCGACTGGTCGCGAGCGCCGACCGGGTCACAGGCGACCGTGAGGACGATGAGGACCTGCGGCTGCTGATCGGCCCGGGCTCGTCACTGGGCGGTGCACGGCCCAAGGCGGCGGTACGATTGCCGGACGGTGCGCTTGCGATCGCCAAGTTCCCGCACACCGAGGACGATCGCAACGTCGTTCTCTGGGAAGCGGTGGCGCTCGCCCTCGCGGAACGCGCCGGCATCGAGGCGCCGTCCCGGCGGATCCAGAACGTCGGCGGCAAGACCGTCCTGATCGTCGACCGCTTCGACCGGCGCGGCGGCGAGCGGATACCGTTCCTTTCCGCGATGAGCCTGGTGGGAGCTGCGGATCGGGAGACGCACTCGTACCTGGAGATTGCGGATGCGCTGCGCCAGCATGGCGCCCGCCCGCGGCAGGATCTCGCGCAGTTGTGGCGGCGGATTGTCTTCAACGTGCTGATCTCGAACACCGACGACCACCTCCGCAACCACGGTTTCCTGCACGAAGGCCAACTCGGCTGGCGTCTCTCGCCGGTCTACGATCTCAACCCGACGCCAACGGACGTTCGGCCCCGCGTCCTCTCCACGTCGATCGGCTTCGACGATCCGGCCGCGTCGCTCGACTTGGCTCTCGAGACGGCGGAGTCGTACGGTCTTGAAGCGCCAACCGCCCGCGGGATCGCCGGAGAGGTAGGGGCTGCAGTCGCCGCATGGAAGCAGACGGCCGAGCGCCTCGGCGCCGCGCGCCGCGAAACAGACCGGCTAGCCTCGGCGTTCGAGAACGAAGATCTTGTCGCCGCCCTTGCGATGCGGTAG
- a CDS encoding carbohydrate binding family 9 domain-containing protein: MTTVAGAATGSAPSGVADRPGPPAPPAVIARDEQARATVRAVRLATGIRLDGVLDEPAYETVPALDDFIQQEPNEGAPASEKTEAWVLFDATNIYISARLWDSAPPSAWVANEMQRDTPQLRENDTFWVAFDTFNDRRNGVAFYTNPLGALGDFQITNEGNPNGDWNPVWDVRTGRFDGGWTVEMEIPFKSVRYRPGPEPVWGIQFRRMVRRKNERSYLTPVPISAGRRGLFRLSDAAMLVGLELPAAGTNLEIKPYTIGGTTTDVSASPPTAWNGDAGVDVKYGITQNLTADFTYNTDFAQVEVDEQQVNLTRFSLFFPEKREFFLEGRGIFEFARGGGPSSRSSALRQIGGGGRSSRGIGNAPTLFYSRQIGLQGGAVVPIVGGGRVTGKVGDFDVGALNIQTGHLSPGSQGGTSAESTNFAVVRIKRDILRRSAVGGLFTNRSVSVVGEGAGANRVFGADATLAFYENVSVVGYVARTQTPGFEGRDVSYQGQFMYAGDRYGVTAEHLVVEDNFIPEVGFLRRDNFRRSYLAGRFSPRPASLEAVRQFRLEASYDYILTADTGILETKQAQVGFNTEFETSDRLGMTLADNYEFLVRPFEPGPGVVLPVGGYGFRDVEATYQIGAQRRLTGIVTVRGGEYFNGNIWSVGFSQGRLSVTPELSIEPTVSENWIDTPYGSFHTRLIVSRVIYTFSPRMFFGGLIQYNSATNSVSTNLRLRWEYSPGSELFVVYTEDRDTDPLRPDRFDSFSLLRNRGLVVKVNRLFRL; encoded by the coding sequence GTGACCACGGTAGCCGGCGCGGCGACCGGATCCGCTCCGTCCGGCGTCGCCGACCGCCCGGGCCCGCCGGCGCCGCCCGCCGTCATCGCCCGGGACGAACAGGCACGGGCCACCGTGCGCGCCGTCAGGCTGGCCACCGGCATCCGCCTGGACGGCGTCCTCGACGAACCGGCCTACGAAACCGTCCCCGCCCTCGACGACTTCATCCAGCAGGAACCGAACGAGGGCGCACCGGCCAGCGAGAAGACGGAGGCCTGGGTTCTGTTCGACGCGACCAACATCTACATAAGCGCCCGTCTCTGGGACTCGGCTCCGCCATCCGCGTGGGTGGCGAACGAAATGCAGCGCGACACGCCGCAACTCCGCGAGAATGACACGTTCTGGGTCGCCTTCGACACGTTCAACGACCGCCGCAACGGAGTCGCCTTCTACACCAACCCGCTCGGCGCACTCGGCGACTTCCAGATCACCAACGAGGGCAATCCGAACGGCGACTGGAACCCGGTGTGGGACGTGCGCACGGGACGCTTCGACGGCGGCTGGACTGTGGAGATGGAGATTCCCTTCAAGTCGGTGCGCTACCGTCCCGGGCCCGAGCCGGTCTGGGGCATCCAGTTCCGCCGCATGGTGCGGCGGAAGAACGAACGCTCATACCTGACGCCGGTGCCCATCTCGGCCGGGCGCCGCGGCCTCTTCCGCCTATCCGACGCGGCGATGCTGGTGGGCCTGGAACTGCCTGCGGCGGGCACCAACCTGGAAATCAAGCCGTACACCATCGGCGGGACCACGACCGACGTCAGCGCCAGCCCGCCCACCGCGTGGAACGGCGACGCCGGTGTGGACGTGAAGTACGGGATCACCCAGAACCTGACCGCCGACTTCACATACAACACGGACTTCGCGCAGGTAGAAGTGGACGAGCAGCAGGTGAATCTGACCCGCTTCAGCCTGTTCTTTCCCGAGAAACGGGAGTTCTTCCTCGAGGGCCGGGGAATCTTCGAGTTCGCGCGCGGCGGCGGCCCGAGCTCGCGGTCCAGCGCCCTGCGCCAGATCGGAGGCGGCGGGCGCAGCTCGCGCGGCATCGGCAATGCGCCGACCCTCTTCTATTCGCGGCAGATCGGCCTTCAGGGCGGAGCAGTGGTGCCGATAGTCGGCGGCGGACGCGTCACGGGAAAGGTGGGCGATTTCGACGTAGGCGCCCTGAACATCCAGACCGGTCATTTGTCGCCCGGTTCCCAGGGGGGCACCAGCGCCGAGTCGACGAACTTCGCCGTCGTGCGGATAAAGCGCGACATCCTGCGCCGCAGTGCGGTCGGCGGCCTGTTTACCAACCGTTCCGTCTCGGTTGTCGGAGAGGGCGCCGGCGCAAACCGCGTGTTCGGCGCCGACGCCACCCTCGCGTTCTACGAGAACGTGAGCGTGGTGGGCTACGTCGCCAGGACCCAGACGCCCGGTTTCGAGGGGCGGGATGTGAGCTACCAGGGCCAGTTCATGTACGCCGGGGACCGCTACGGCGTCACGGCCGAGCATCTCGTCGTCGAGGACAACTTCATTCCCGAGGTCGGCTTTCTACGGCGCGACAACTTCCGGCGATCGTACCTCGCGGGACGTTTCAGTCCGCGCCCGGCGTCACTGGAGGCAGTGCGGCAGTTCCGGCTGGAAGCGAGCTACGACTACATCCTGACCGCCGACACCGGCATCCTGGAGACGAAGCAGGCGCAGGTGGGCTTCAACACGGAGTTCGAGACCAGCGACCGGTTGGGGATGACCCTTGCGGACAACTACGAGTTCCTCGTGCGCCCGTTCGAGCCGGGGCCGGGCGTCGTGCTGCCGGTGGGCGGCTACGGGTTCCGTGATGTCGAGGCGACCTACCAGATTGGGGCGCAGCGCCGCCTCACGGGGATTGTCACGGTACGCGGCGGCGAGTACTTCAACGGGAACATCTGGTCGGTCGGCTTCAGCCAGGGCCGTCTGTCGGTCACGCCGGAGCTGTCGATCGAACCGACCGTGTCGGAGAACTGGATCGACACGCCGTACGGCTCGTTCCACACCCGCCTGATCGTCTCCCGGGTCATCTACACGTTCTCGCCCCGCATGTTCTTCGGCGGGCTGATTCAGTACAACTCCGCCACGAACAGCGTCAGCACCAACCTCCGGCTGCGGTGGGAGTACAGCCCGGGCAGTGAGCTGTTCGTCGTCTACACGGAAGACCGCGACACCGACCCCCTGCGCCCGGATCGCTTCGACAGCTTCTCCCTGCTGCGCAACCGCGGTCTCGTCGTCAAGGTGAACCGGCTGTTTCGCCTGTAG